The sequence below is a genomic window from Uranotaenia lowii strain MFRU-FL chromosome 2, ASM2978415v1, whole genome shotgun sequence.
atattcagttaggcttccgcttttccaaatccgaattgccgggccttacgcttaacttaacccctgccatcagattttgtacagccatctcgtccaccttcttcgccgcaaaaagccagtttgccttgaactgctgctcgtccttagcagttttttttgtcttctttaggttccgcttgacaatagtccagtatttctcaattgggcgaagctctggcgtgttgggagggttcttttccttgggaaccacctgcacgttgttggcggcgtaccactccatggcctttttaccgtaatggcaagaggccaaatccggccaaaacagtacggaacaaccgtgtttcttcagaaaaggcagaagacgtttattcaaacacgtacgtttcttggttgacagtcccggaagctatgaaaatgcttcttttcaAGCCACGGGTAtatatggcttgccaaaccagatatttcttcgcgaactttgacagtttcatgtgcttgaaaatatttgctatctttccccttccttttgccgtataaaactcctgtcccgaaagcggcttgtagtcggctttgacgtaggtttcgtcgtccattaccacgcagtccaAATTCGCCAGCATCTTCGTGtatagcctccgggatcgcgctttggccgtcgtattttgtttaccatcgcgatttggagtcactaccttcttgtaagtcgatagtccggctcgttttttggttcgatgcacggtagtagacgatacacccagcttatttgcagcatctcggagagagaggttggattgagatgaaagtttccacatagaagttttgaAAGACGCTCTATTGCTTTACGGTTttaaattttgggtcaggggtttTCAAGTtactgacgttattatacatatgATCGAATAGAAAGTATtccacaagggagttttgagggacttaaaattggtttcaattatgaATTTCGGGTCATTTGACGGTAAAAGAGGCCTTCAACCTTAAAAGTTCAGAGTTTTGTGTAATTATGTTGTGGGAGGCAGGCTAATGATTCTAGGTATCTATTTTAATTGTGTAAAGGAGTCgggcattaaaaaaataatacatgtTTCTGTCATAATGTCTTGATTTAGCtatcgatcgagaagaaaataCTTTAacggtaattttatcaaaaagccaatcaacctcttaatttgaatttcaagttgaagGACAAGAAGAAGCgacgactttaaacactgttgaatgttTTACCCAATATTGTCGAAAAAATGCATCGGATTCCATATTTTAAACTCATCTTGATGTATTAATGATTGAACGCGAAACAGAGTTCGCACAGGATTAGCttgtctatatatataaaaatgaatgtttgtctgtctgtctgttccctatagactcggaaactactgaaccgatcaccgtcaaaactggcatctgagggtttttgaggccggggatggtttctgtaatagtcaaaactccatctgACTTAAGGAAgcagaggcttccatacaaaatttgtagtttttcgaaacaaattaaagtcatgacatccattttcttgagatttttttttcctttgggcggtttgtttttcgtctctatggtcgaggcgtcgtcgccaacgtcgcaaaaggaaagtaacccaggcatagcatactgatcagtaggaatattttggcgcgtatttctcaaccaagcatattttctttgaggggtttgtttttcgtctccatgggcgagcaaacgtcgttgcaagaggatagtaaccaaagcacactgttcattgattgctggaaaatttaacaataaggcgccagtttctcaaacacgtggggcgatatgcaacctagatgtgtttttttcttgcttatttgatttgtacacagcacgtggtaataaatgacgcctagatgtgacacggattggtattttatcaatcaaatcGAAACcgattgaaagatttgcaaaaatacttccatatttagttcgtgttaatgtaggtagcattcgacttttcattcaaggaacattagaacatgttcaaacgttcaactttttctgttaaaaaaaattaaaaaaatatgttttcttctagaaattgttacttcggcccaaatacacaactgaaacgaatttagaaatgaaaatggaagctatttattttaaataattctgaaaaaactatCGTACTTTTtggtacttaacatgaaaagtgtttttgtgttacatggctgcataaaagagacttttgattcgcttcgtttttgaaaagcgagactttagaactgatattcaactggacgcaaaatttttaagagaaatttttagtttacccttaaaatgttaaaaacaatattcccttctgtcaacttacacggtggggcaagggcaaacgtcgaacttttaagaaattcatcttcaaaatgattcaatatgttggaaagaccgaattccgaatgttgaaactgcagcggatattgaaaattcttaaatgtctttgtaaatgaaggttattccctttgaacagcattcgattttaaagccattactctgacgcatctgtaaataagctttgcattaacacttgccccaatatacgggacaaatgtttttgcctacattttgaaatatttgactttcaaagagaaaatttaaaaaaaccgctgagaacttatttagtgatgcaactgatatttttttaaaatatttatatgtttaccggagtaaatttatttaaaaaaaaagaaatttgcactgtatttgatacataactaatttaatatttttttcattaccatgataagtgctgtttgggtatcgagccggttcaatttgcctaccttcttcaagcagtgggggacaaaattgaacatctttgaattgcaattcagaactgcagctgcagctctcatttcaaagttgttggttctgaagtatgatgaggtttgattcaaataaatgctctctaaaatctaaatttgaataaatttttacaaattacatttatttccggaaggtgtagcaaagcacaacgggtcagctagttttgaataaatatgacATCGAAGCTGagatttcggaaaaaaaaaacatttgttgaaattaTAAAGTATAACTCTTCATCATGCATCCTTTTAATAACTAACTAAGGGCAGTTCACAGTAAATTTTCTTAACATTTTTACctcacatttaaaataaaataacaattatAAGTAACAATTTATGAGTGGGTACGCATAAATGTAAACTAGTATGCTCGAAACACCATACCAAATTAGTTTGAGAGCTCGATCAAGCCAAACCATCCGATTGAATTGGATCACAGCTTGCGGCAGGGTGGAATCCGGATCCTTGAATAGATATCGCCTGCCGCCTTTATGGCAAACTAATCCGTACTGTGTTATTCCTTCGTTCATATAGGCCAGACCAAACTGTttgctgtaaaaaaaatgtagcatAATTGGACTGAAATGTTCGTATCATCGGCTGAACCCAACTCACCGATCCTCCTCCAGAATTTCCTTCTGCATTCCGTGATAATTATCCGAATGAAATATCCATTCCGCATTGAATCTACCAAGCGTAACAACGGCATGGAAAATTTTCCTCTGCAACTTCATTAACCTTAaggtaaaagataaaaaaacaacTAGAAATCTTTCTCAAAGCTTATCGAGCACCTAACTTACATGGGTTTGTGGCCAGTTGTTCGAAGCACAATATCAAACAGTAAACTTGGCAATAGTTGGTACAAGAAAAATGCCAAATAGTACGCAGACATGCAACAGTAATTGGTAAAACTTGGTTTCCATAGCATTCGTGAGACcggaaaaatttcattcaatcgAATTCCTTCATCAACCATTAACCAGAATGAGGCCGATTTATGTTTGTGGGGAGCACAATTGTAAACCGGAACCGGAATCGTAGCTTCAGCAGAAGCATGAGCTCTCAACCAGGCAGCCACCAGAATTGCCTTGATACAAACATCCACTGGAATACAATCGATATGAGCTTTCATGTTTATACAGCCTGTTCGCAGCACTCCAGAAGCACACCCAGCTGCGAGACCAGCCGGTCCGTTGAAGTTGTCAATCCATCCTGGTAGAGGTTCTTTCTCAGCACTTGTAACGACCGCAGGCCTAAAGATAACAACCGGTAGACGTTTTCCATAGTCATTGGCCACGTGCTCGGCAATCGACTTGGAATAGGTGTAGGTGTTTGGAGAATCACCCAATAACCTGCGCGATAAGAACGTCATACATTTACTTCTCAACCATTCAACAGGTATGGCAAGTTCTACTTACTTAGCCGAAAGGACCTCCAATACCTCCGTATTGAGTGTTTCCGCCAGTTCAATGGATTTTTTCCAGTTCATTTTGGCAGGATATAATCGTTCCTCGATTTCAGCCAATTCGCAATTGCTAAACGTGGTCGAAACGTGTATGAACGCTTTGAGTTTCTTCAAAGTTGAAGCCCACTCCAAAGCCTCTCGAGTGCCTCGagtattcaacaaaattgcCTTCTGAAGGGGATCATCGAACCGAACACTGGCCGCAGCGTGAAACACAAACTGGACATTCTCCAGCTGCTTCCAACTTGCATCATCTAAACCTAGCTTCAACTGAGAACAATCGCCATTCACTGGTACCAATTTGTCCAAAACTTTAGGACAATTTTGACGAATCACATCGAATAACTAGAAACgatgaaaatgtttaaattttcaaacttgaaaCCACTGTAAACGATCGACCACCCACCGGAACCTTAACCAATTCGTCAATCCGATCGGATCCCGTCTTTCCTCGACGCTCTCTAATTAGAACGAACACTTTTCCCACACCCGGACATGATCGAAGCAGCTTCTCGATCAGCACTTTACCCATGAATCCGGATCCACCGGTGATGAATACATCGGCACCAGAAAATGTGTCCGGAATGCTCCTTAACGATGACATCTTCACTTGGTTCTCGGCAACTATCGACTGATTACAACCATCGTGTACCAGCTGAAATTTGTAAATCCTGCACCTGACAGGGCTAACTAGTAGAGAGGTTATTGCAAATCATTGGATATTCAAATCGAAAAGCTGCCAACCAACGGCACAACCTTCCTGGGGCAACTTTGAACTCGTGCAGTCATCAACTGTCGGTTCGATCGACTAGATACCTACGTCATAGTTATTTGCAAACAATGTTGAACTATCATCGACTAGGCGTTTGAGCGGAATGTTAGAAGCAAAAAGTACAATCGAATAAATTTACTCGAGCAAATTGGTATCCTTTGAACCGGAGGTGAGTAAAATTCCGAACCTATAGAAGCAAACCCATTCTGGTTGTATAAAATTACTATTGACATCTGTCTAGATTTACGAAAGGATATGTTGTATTAacaaacgaagggttaaaataAGATGTGGCGAAAAAACTCATTTCTTTATTCTTGATTGTAAAGTATTTGACATCAAAGCTAGTGAactgaaatcatttttcatgttCAGTTCAACCTCATTGGAATATGCCAATTACTCTACACTCAGGACCTTTGCTTTGAGTAAGCCAAGCAAGTACTAGCATATCCCAATCAAATCCACCGGCAGGCTCAGACCTTGACCCCATTCGTCGAACGCGTTTTAGCGACAATGTTCTCAACGAGCAGGTTCTAATCGATGATCTGTGCCAATAACGATTCAAGATCTAGGATGGAGATGTCTCCTTTTTGCGGAGTTACTTACCTTTAGCGAAACTCGCTGGCCGTACGAAAGGTTTAGAAACTATACAGCTGATTCGAGACGATCTATGAAATGCGCTTGTTATATATTTGTATTCGGATGTTTTGAATGTCATTCTATTAGGTTCGCAGTTCGCGGTTATCTCAAACTCTTTTAGAAGGAAACCATATTATTCGGGTGAGTTTCCTGCCCTTTGGTTTAACCCTATGGTACTCCGTCAAAGAGAGCCTGTACTGATACATCGCACCCTGTCGCTTCATAACGTTTTCaaagaaacttcaaaataacCGTCAAAGCATCtgcttcttgaaaattttcaagcaccGAGGCAAACAGGCAAGAATCCCATCACGACCAACTCCGAACAGTTTCTTCACTTTCACTTGCTACAGTAAAGAACATAGCTATTGTGGCATCTTGAAATATGGAATGAATAAGAGACAAGCTCTGAACATCAGCGATAGCAATCGCTATAATAAAGGATCTCTAAATTATCTAGATATCGATAATGTCGGTAATGAACCAATCTCCAGAGGAACCCTGAAAACGGGTCGTCGGGGATTTGGCAGCTACGGGACGTGAGATTGTTTATGTTTTACGACAAGTATAAGTTCAGGTTTTACAGTGGCATATAAGATTGCATATTCTGCCGAATCTTGCATATCCACTCATTCTAGGCAATATCTCGAGCTGATAAGTTTAAGCAGGTGAAGGTCTCGTAGAAGTTGAACTCTTCATACTTCCagtttacccagtctgaaagctGCAGGATCAAAGTACACACCAGCAGCACCCGCTGCAAATGATGATGAGCTGTTTGCGTCGTTCGCCGGAAGatcaaaattatccaaaattgcTCTTGTCCAGGCGTACCTGCAGATGGAGGTTGCACCCGAAGACAGAGAAATTCTTACTCTGAACACGTACCGCGGACTTTATCGTCCGAATCGACTGATGTACGGCATATCATCAGCTCCGGCAATCTGGCAGCGCCAAATCACCGATCTTGCAAGGTATCGAAAGAGTTAGCGTTTTTCTCGACGACATTGAAGTAACAGGTCCTACCGATGCGGTGCACCTGAGTCGTCTTGAAGAAGTTTTGCGACGATTGGCCTACCAAATTTTTCGTGTTTATCGAAAAAAGTGCAAATTTCTCACCGATTGCATACAGTACTGTGGGTATCTCTTCGATCAAGTAGGTATCCCCTAAAAACTGAAGCAATCCAAAATATGCCGCGGCCGAAGCACAAAGATGATGTTCGCTTCGTCGGCCTAATTAATTACTACGAGAGTTTTTTCCGAGCACAGCGATTCACCCGCTCAACATCCTGCTGATAAAAGAAGTTGACTTCGAATGGACCAAGAAGTGTAACGTATGGTTGAGTCACTACCCAGCACTGTTAAGACTCCCCCAATTcttgcctcagggtcggcttttcGAATTCAAAGAACTACAAGGAAACGCTAAATGATTAACTTTCGAGCTTTGCTCGCCCACTTTATTCCCCTTATTCAAAGGTACAAAAAGGCACTTGTCGACGGATCCGCAACACAATATATATTGGCACAATCTTTCCTACCTCACACGTCTGCTCTCGGGCCTCTCCCTTTGCGTGTACCTCCTCCTCGTTCGGAACCGGAACCGGAACTACCGAATTGCTAGGGTCGGTTCGGTTAGCCAAAAGTAGTTCGCGGCCTGCGATCGCAATTCCGTGTCTCCGGCACTTGGTGAGCTTCAGCGGAGTCACACGGCGCTGATGGGTAGTATGCGGCACATCGATAACTTCGTGGTGGTAAGTCACGACGCCCTCAAGCAGGAGTCAGCGGGCCGTCCACGTTCTGGATGGGCGCGGCGTTCAGGTGAACTGCCTCGGGAACCGATACCGGAACTCAAGGGTAAATTACGGGGTCCTGGTGATAGAGGGAACAAAATGGCGGCAAGGCGTTAGGTCGGGTACACGAATGGTATTCCGGATCTTGGATTACCTGGTAGATCCCTTCCACAAACAAACGAGCTTGTTGTTCTCTGTCTCGTAGTTGTCCGTAGTTTGTGTCGGGCTTCTTTCACGGGTTTGGCACTATTTTCCAATGCGGAACGAATCGTACTCGGCCGATTTGGCTTGCCGTAGTACGCGCTCAGAGATACAACTTAATAATGACCATTTTGTTTAAGGTCGATGGCGTTCCGTACCCAGCCGTTAACCCTTCTTGCCCCTCTATCCCTTTCTCCGGTTTCCCCTCAGCAACTCAGCCTCCATGATCTGCTGGCGTGTTCAACCCTGACTCCTCATGCGTGACAGGTGCTGCCATCTGGTGCTGTGTGCCAATATCGTAGTGCGCATATGTTGGTTGGCTGCGTTCGAGGCTTTTTCGGGTTCCAAGGCAGGTCCGCTCCACTCTACACTTAATCACTAGCACTTCCTCGACATTACATTTACGCGACGAATCTTGACAATCTTAGCTAGAAACTTTCCCTTGGTTACAGAAGTGCGAACAGTCCTTCCGAATCGTCAAGGAGTGAAAGCAGCGAGACAACTGCCTCGTACACAACTCGCCGGATCTGCCTTTGCTGCTGGGGCAACCGATGCTTCTACTTACGGCGTCGGGGCGGTGCTCAGCCACATCTACCCCGATGACAGCGCGCCCGATACAGTTCGCATCGCAAACGTTGAATCACACTCAACAGGCTTACATGGAGGTGGACAAGGAAACTTACGCCATAGTTTTCGGTGCGAAGTAGTTTTCCCAATACATCTATGATAGAAACTTCACCGTCCTGACGGAAAATCAACCTGTTTCGAAGATCTTCAACGAGAGCAAAGGTCTTTCCGAAATGTCCGCGCTGAGAATGCGACACTAAATATGCCACCTTTCTACAATCGTTCAACTACGAGCTACGATTCCGCAAGTCAGTGGACCATGCTACTGCGGGCGCGCTGTTCAGAATGCCAGTGAAGCGGTCGGATCCTGGAATCGATATCGAAGAGTCCGATGTCGTTGAATTGAACCAGATCGAAACTTTTCCACTGACAACTTCGGAACTTTCCCAGGCAACTGCTGATGATGATTCGGTGAATACACTTATCCAAGGGTTaaaatacgggaaaattgtggaTGCCAAAGACAGATTCAGGGTCAACCAAACAGAATTCTCGCTGCAAAAATGTTGCTTACTCCGAGACATTCGAGTGTTCATGCCGGATGTTCTCCGACAGAGAGTGTTACAAGAACTCTACTCCAAACACTTCGAAGTTACCAGAACGAAATCGCTGGCAAGAGGTTATTGTTGGTGGAGTGGTATGGACCGCTAAATCGGAGAGTTGATCTCGAATTGCGCCGAACGTCAATCTGTCAGACGAGATGCCTGGAAGGTCAAACCGCACTGCTGGGAGCCAGTCACCGAACCTTTCCAACGAGTTTATTCGGACTTTGCCGGTCCATTCATGGATACTTATTTCTTCATACTGGTGGACTCCTATACCAAGTGGCCCGAAATAAGATTTTGTCGATCCATCATTACTGCCGAGAGTACCAAACATGTGCCGTGATAATTTTCGTACTTTCGGAATCCCTTCGGTTTTCAATAATGATGTACAATTTACGAATccttccagctgtttttgaaaCGAAATGGCATCGTGCACAAGATGGGAGCCCCGTACCATTCTGCTATCAACCGACAAGCATAACGCTATATACAGACCTTCAAACAAAAACTGAAGGCCCTCAAGTGTCCGATGTCGAAGATCAACTTGGAACTTGTGAATATCCTGCTAGCGTACCGGAAAATGTTACAACCCTTTACACTGATCAGTCCCCGTCTATGATGATGTTTGGTCGTCAAATCCGTCCTCGCCTTGATTTGTTTCGGTAGCTTCCGAAGATCACCCGAATTTGGTCGTGCGACTGTTTCGAATGGCGAGCGAGTCCGTGTGCAAGGTTTCCTGTCTAACAATAAGCGGCAGTTCGGAGTTTCGAAGTTGGAAAAAATACGGTACACTGTCCAACTCGACGATGGGAGAATATGGAAGAGACATGTTGATCACATCTACGGCACAGATGAACATCTGTCGTTGAGTATCAACCAACCGAGTACAAGCTATCAACAAGCACTACCAAATCCTTTGACGACTATTCCATCGAATGTTACTTCTGATGTAGGCACTTCCGTCGACAATCAACCGAAGATTCCTGATCAAGCGGACATTGGAAGTCTATAGACTATACCAGGATCAGCGATCGAGGTCGTTGTTCACGACACTTCCAAGACGTGCAGCCCAGCCGGAAGGGACACCAGTGGTTCGACGTGAAAGTTTCCTGTTACGGCGATCCGAACGAACAATCAAACCTCctaaaaagttgaatttaaaattttttgcatagtttaacttcttttttacgAAAGGAAGAGCTGATATACcttactagactgagtcgatttggggtcatttttgaatttctcaaaccctggggtctcaaaaggtTCGTcctggtccaaaactcatccatgattttttgcagaattgttaagtaacgtttacatgagtaaatttgaacttttatgtttgtatgggaaaattgaatattttgtactgaaaaatcaacatcatttttgtttcatctgtagagcctgctaatggtttttgtgccaatttataaaatcttcaaaggaaattttccgctgaacaactttgtcgattgtcataactttgtatctttttagacaaaaaagttattagctatttAACAAGTGTATATCTTTtggtattgataaacaataaattcaattgacaccactgatTGTGCCCCGCGATgtaggggagaggaaggctatatgcgcatattaaggaaagcacttattttctcctatactccaaaagatacgagtctgaaaactatatgcacatgagcggacatctgtttgatatacgttagtgaaatttttctgttaaaatctcttacacttttcgtgaaaataattatataataaaagaagtcaaaatagccgatttccgtaactggcgggctaaatgcgcatatttatgtttttagctatatttcattaccacttgcaatattttgatattatttaattgaaaatggtagaagcagatgttaagcatacgccaaggccgaaattttggtgaaattttttacatcactagttcttttgcatgaaacatagttaagtatgccatatggccatatttcagggtaatattttgttcatattgtattttcaTCGGATTAGTagaaagttcttcttttttcgctgtaagatcgtgatttgagcgtagatttcatgtttaaatgatagaaagtaaaaaaattataagactaatctatttttcttgatataggcatttaacctgccttgatatgggcattcagaacctgtctcttattccaatatcttatcatttacaactttgccaaaagcttcgatttgttgaatttccggtttccagatgaataagaaagaaaaaccactaaaatttttgttcacagaatctgtatgcacaataataaaagttcaatatattataacaaaattgacaaaaatcttgttggaatttttaaattttttcgactttatataataatttaatttttttatgccatgtgttaaaagcgtattaccctcaaactgcactaattagatatgatgaatctccatccatatcgtcaatcggctgtatgcgcatattacccaatatgcgcatagaggaacacttccccctattgCATGAAATACCTCGTTAGGCACTCaccagtggtgtcaattgaatttattgtttatcaacacCAAAAGACATATacttaaacagctaataacttttttgtctgaaAAGATACAAACTTATgacattcgacaaagttgttcagcggaaaatttcctttgaagattttacaaattggcacaaaaaccagtagcaggctcggtttcacagatgaaacaaaattgatgttgatttttcagtacaaaatattcaattttcccatacaaacataaaagttcaaatttactcatgtaaacgttacttaaaaattctgcgaaaaatcatggatgagttttgaaccaaaacgaagcttttaagaccccaggtttgagaaactcaaaaatgaccccaaatcgactcagtctaatacctTACCTTAAATGTATATTGCTACATCATATTTGATGCTACCTCGGTACAAGACTGCATCTTGCTTACCGCCAATTTAGTTGTTGTAAAAACATATCGGAACAAAAACATGTTTAAGAGTAGTCCGATTCTTTTACTTCGATCGGCAAAATCTCTACCGATTATGTCCATTTATCCACGGTCAAAACAACCCCTTaacctccgccagagttatgttgTTGGGAATCTTACAGCGATGACAAAAACTGCATGTGCAGAGATGGTCCTGTATGTGGAGGAAACACGCATGGCTATAAGCCGAAGTGTACTCCGTAATGTGGATCTGTAGATCGGAGCTAAAGATCGTTcctcattattgaaatttcgacAGTGCTACTTGCAAGGAGATGTCTCTTGCTACTTTTTGAATCATGGCAGTTCGTCATTATGCAGTCCAATG
It includes:
- the LOC129748631 gene encoding fatty acyl-CoA reductase wat-like, whose amino-acid sequence is MSSLRSIPDTFSGADVFITGGSGFMGKVLIEKLLRSCPGVGKVFVLIRERRGKTGSDRIDELVKVPLFDVIRQNCPKVLDKLVPVNGDCSQLKLGLDDASWKQLENVQFVFHAAASVRFDDPLQKAILLNTRGTREALEWASTLKKLKAFIHVSTTFSNCELAEIEERLYPAKMNWKKSIELAETLNTEVLEVLSAKLLGDSPNTYTYSKSIAEHVANDYGKRLPVVIFRPAVVTSAEKEPLPGWIDNFNGPAGLAAGCASGVLRTGCINMKAHIDCIPVDVCIKAILVAAWLRAHASAEATIPVPVYNCAPHKHKSASFWLMVDEGIRLNEIFPVSRMLWKPSFTNYCCMSAYYLAFFLYQLLPSLLFDIVLRTTGHKPMLMKLQRKIFHAVVTLGRFNAEWIFHSDNYHGMQKEILEEDRKQFGLAYMNEGITQYGLVCHKGGRRYLFKDPDSTLPQAVIQFNRMVWLDRALKLIWYGVSSILVYIYAYPLINCYL